GTGTTCGCCGCAGCGGGCTACGTGGTGGTGCTTTCGAATCCGCACGGCTCAGTCGGCTATGGACAGGCGTTTACGGATGCCATCAACGGCGATTGGGGCGGCCGCGTATACACCGACGTCATGGCGACGGCCGACTACGCGGCGAGCCTGCCGTATGTGGACCGTGACCGCATGGTGGCGGCCGGCGGCTCGTACGGAGGCTATCTGATCGATTGGATACTGGGTCACACGAACCGGTTCAAGGCGCTCGTTTCCCATGCCGGCCCATTCGACCTGCGCAGCGAGGCGGAAACGACCGAAGAACTCTGGTTTCCCAAATGGGAGTTCCATGGCTTGCCCTGGGACAATCCCGGCCTGTACGACCAGTGGTCTCCAAGCACGTTCGTAAAGAATTTCAAGACACCCACCTTGGTTACTCAAGGCGAGATGGATTACCGCGTGCCGGTCGGGCAAAGCCAGCAGCTTTTCACGGCATTGCAGCAGATGAAAGTGCCGTCGAAGCTGGTGCAGTTTCCGGATGAGGGCCATTGGATCTTGAAGCCGCGGAACAGCCAATTCTGGTACGCGGCAGTGATCGAATGGCTCAACCAATATGCCAGGCCGGATGGGTCTTCGACGCGTGGGGCGACAAACCAAGTCCAGCATTGATCTAAAACTGAAAGAGGCGCTGCGTCAGCGGTCGACGAGCACGAGGAGCGGAACATGAGCACCGGAGGTCTTTCGAAGCCGCGGCTCGAGCGAATGCAGCAAGTATTGTCGGGACACATCGAGCGTAAGGAGATGCCTGGGCTCGTAGCGCTCGTCAGTCATCATGACGACGTTCATGTGGAGACGCTCGGCACCCTGGCATTCGGCGACCCGGCTCCCATGAAACGCGACACGATTTTTCGTATTGCTTCGATCACGAAGCCCATCACCGCGGTTGCGGCAATGATCCTGGTAGAGGAATGCAAGTTACGGCTCGATGAATCGATTGAGCCGTGGCTCCCGGAACTTGCAAATCGTCGCGTACTGAAGTCCATCTCCTCGCAGCTCGAGGACACGGCGCCTGCGCTGCGCGCAATCACTGTTCGCGATCTGCTGACCTACCGCATGGGTTTCGGCAGTGTGATGGCCATGCCAGACACGTATCCGATTCAGAAGCTGATCCGTGAATATCGGATTGGCGGCGACGGCCCAATGCTGCCCTCGCAAAGTGCCTGGCATGGACGAATGGCTGCAGAAACTCGGTTCGCTGCCGTGGTTGGCGCAACCGGGCGACCGGTGGATGTATCACGTAAGCGGCGACGTGCTCGGGGCTCTGATCGCGCGCGTGTCGGGACAATCTCTCGGCACGTTCCTGCGCGAGCGCATCTTCGATCCGCTCGGGATGAAAGACACCGCCTTCCACGTGCCCCCCGAAAAAGTCGACCGCTTGCCGGCGTTCTATTTCTTCAATCGTCAGACGGACAAGCTGGATTTTTTTGACGACGTGGCAAACAGCGCCTGGGCTTCTGCGCCGCCCTCGGAATCGGGTGGAGGCGGACTCGTCTCGACGATCGACGACTATTTTGTTTTCAGCCGCATGATGCTGAACACGTTGCTGCACAAAGGCCGCTCGGGCCGGGAGCAAATTCTTTCCCGCGCCACGGTGGAACTAATGACTTCGGATCAACTCACGCCTGAGCAACGCGCAGGCTCGGAAATCTTCTTCGGTACGCATTCCAGTTGGGGTTTAGGAATGGCGGTGGATATCCGGCGTAACGAGATCTTCCACACCCCAGGCCGGTTCGGCTGGACCGGCGGCTTCGGCACGACGGCCTACACCGATCCCGCGGAGGGAATGATCGGCATCCTCTTCACGCAACGCATGATGGATTCGCCGGAGCCGCCTAAGATATTCACCGATTTCTGGACATTGGCGTATGGAGCAATGGAATAGGCGCGCCATTTGGCGCCCACGAGCACGTGAGCGTGCGAAGTCTCTGATCGCAGTTAGAAGCCGCGACGGCGATTGCCGCCGCCACCGCCGCGCTTAAAGTCCGGCCGTCCGCCGCCGCGCGGGCCATCGGTCTTTGGCCGGGCTTCGTTCACATTGAGCGATCGGCCGTGCAGATCGGTCCCGTTCAGGGCAGAGATAGCGGATTGCGCCTCGTTGCTGTTGGGCATTTCGACGAAGGCAAAGCCGCGCGCCTGCCCGGTGTCCCGGTCGGTGATGATGTTCACGCGATCTACCGCGCCGTACTGGGAAAACACCGACATCAAGTCGTCCTGGGTCGTTGCGAAGCTTAGATTTCCTACAAAAATATTGGTCACTGGTTT
The sequence above is a segment of the Terriglobia bacterium genome. Coding sequences within it:
- a CDS encoding serine hydrolase domain-containing protein, translated to MDEWLQKLGSLPWLAQPGDRWMYHVSGDVLGALIARVSGQSLGTFLRERIFDPLGMKDTAFHVPPEKVDRLPAFYFFNRQTDKLDFFDDVANSAWASAPPSESGGGGLVSTIDDYFVFSRMMLNTLLHKGRSGREQILSRATVELMTSDQLTPEQRAGSEIFFGTHSSWGLGMAVDIRRNEIFHTPGRFGWTGGFGTTAYTDPAEGMIGILFTQRMMDSPEPPKIFTDFWTLAYGAME
- a CDS encoding RNA-binding protein, encoding MTNIFVGNLSFATTQDDLMSVFSQYGAVDRVNIITDRDTGQARGFAFVEMPNSNEAQSAISALNGTDLHGRSLNVNEARPKTDGPRGGGRPDFKRGGGGGNRRRGF